The proteins below come from a single Ictalurus punctatus breed USDA103 chromosome 24, Coco_2.0, whole genome shotgun sequence genomic window:
- the tpmt.1 gene encoding probable thiopurine S-methyltransferase — protein MAAQTDRVMMLSEWEDKWQEGKIAFHQPHIHQMLKDNLHKILCGRQQVRFFFPLCGKAVDMKWLADMGHVIVGVEISEKAIKQFFEEHSLEYKEEPVPAIPGAKVFKSSDAKISLYQCDLYKFSGAIEGQFGGIWDRGSLVAINPCDRQKYASLIMSLMDKDCRYLLATLEYNPELWKGPPFVVPEEDVKSLYGDACDIELVQRKDAFEEKHKAWGLDSLLEKLYLLTLKAKLN, from the exons atggcagctcagacagacagagtgatgATGCTAAGTGAATGGGAGGACAAATGGCAGGAAGGAAAGATTGCCTTTCACCAACCTCACATTCACCA AATGCTAAAGGACAATCTACACAAAATCTTGTGTGGACGGCAGCAGGTTCGGTTTTTCTTCCCTCTCTGCGGGAAAGCCGTAGACATGAAATG GCTGGCAGACATGGGTCACGTGATCGTCGGGGTTGAGATCTCTGAGAAAGCGATAAAGCAGTTTTTCGAAGAACACAGCCTAGAGTACAAAGAAGAGCCAGTGCCAGCTATACCTGGAGCAAAGGTGTTCAAG AGCTCTGATGCAAAGATCTCCCTCTATCAGTGCGATTTATACAAGTTCTCCGG tgctATAGAGGGTCAGTTTGGAGGGATTTGGGACAGGGGTTCTCTGGTGGCCATAAACCCATGTGACAGGCAAAA GTATGCTTCTCTCATCATGTCCTTGATGGACAAAGACTGCAGGTATTTATTGGCTACACTGGAATATAACCCTGAATTGTGGAAAG GGCCACCATTTGTTGTGCCTGAAGAAGATGTGAAAAGTTTATATG gtGATGCTTGTGACATTGAGTTGGTGCAGCGTAAAGATGCCTTTGAAGAAAAACATAAAGCATGGGGACTAGACTCGCTTCTAGAGAAGTTGTACCTGCTAACTCTAAAAGCAAAGTTGAACTAA